Part of the Xiphophorus couchianus chromosome 2, X_couchianus-1.0, whole genome shotgun sequence genome, AGGCCAGAAAACATACATTAAGTTCAtctataaatgttatatttatataagctaaatggggaaaaaaccaAATACATACTGCTATGTATTGACAACCACTTcatatattataaaaatgagaggggaaaaaaaatccttttaaaaagaaaagtgcactTCATAATTCAAGTTCAAAATTTCTCAAGGTAATTAGCAGTCGCTACGAACagctaataataaatcaaatcaatcaactTTAAGAATGTGATTGATCAAAGTAGCTATAAACAAAATCATATTAGGTACCAGACTTCATTGATGCACCAGCATGGaatacaacaataaacaaagaaatcatgaaaaataatcaaatctaaAGTTGAAAGAGAAgcctttaaatattaaaggtgTGGCCTTTAATTCGGCTTTAACagtgtgactttttattaagtAAGTTATTAGTAAGTGGACTGAGCTGATGTGGCAACTGATTGTTGAGTTggtagctaatgctaactggcGGCGTACAGCGGAAATAACGCCCCATCATATATGGATGAATATTTACTCACCGTCGAGTAACGGACTGTCTGAGGAAGTGGATGTTACTTGTTCTCATCAGAAGGTAAACCAGGCATCAACAAAGCCCAACCTGGTGAGTATTGCAGCGGATATATTAGCGGCGCTAGTATTGCTGATACAACGTCAAGTTCAGATGGTACTTAACTCACCGCAGATCCTCGAGTTTTAGAGATGAATTCGTTCAGCGATGAGTCGAGTTGGAGATTTGAGATTGTTTTATTAACAACCAACGCCACAACTCACAGTGAGCAGCAGCACAGTGGAAACCCGGAAATACACATGAGGGTCCCAGCTGTTAAAGGGACGGCTTAAAGGGAAGGTGGTTGGGGCGTGGCGGTCACGTGGGTTACATGTTCCCCCCCTGATCCCATGCACGTCCCCGTACATGGACCAGGTTGAGTCTGGATGGCTGGCTGGATAATACCAGGAACAGTCATGTGTTCATCATCCTCAGTCCCTTCAAGAGCATGTGTAAATGCAGTGGTCAGTCCATGAAACAACAACTGGATACTCTTCAACAACGGGTGACCGAGTTGGGAGTACTGTAAACGTTCTGGTGGTCTTCTTGCTCGGGTTGACCTCCGCAAAGATGGTTCTCCCTCAAGACTCGATGGTTCTGTTTCGGGACTTGATGATTCTGTTTCAGGGCTTGATGGTTCTGTTTGAACAATTAAGTCCACTTCTGGTTCCATATTATTGGTGGAGGGCTCTGGAGTGACAGGCTCAGGACCTCCCTCAGCAGCAGGATCTCCAGCAGCATCTCCTGCAGAATCATTAGTTTCTGAACTGATGTTTACTGCCTCTCTGTCCACAGGTTGAAATTCCCTTGGTTCCTCTGTGACAACTGGGAGTTCCTGTTCcaaatcctcctcctcttctgcaGCAGAGGATGGGGGCTGATCAGGAACTTCAGGTAGGTCTGCAGGTGGAACAAATTGCTGGACAGGAGGTACTGGTGAATTAACAACAGTGATGAATTTCACAAGCTCGAAGGAAGAAGGATCATACAGAGGTGAGATGATCTCATCTTCTGATGCATCTTCATTATCAGGGTCAGGTAAGTTCACAGGCAGGTGCTTTTTCCTCTTTACAGGTAAGTTTTTTACAGGACTCCGTTCAGCTAGGTAATTACAAGGCAACAAAAGATCACGATGGAGTGTTCTGAGAGGTTTATCCTGGTTCTctggttttacagtgtaaacagGGAGGTTGCCAGCCCTCTTTACCACTACATATATGTCAGGTTCCCATTTGTCAGCCAATTTGTGCTTTCCTCTCAGTCGGACGTTTCTAACAAGGACCCTGTCGCCTACAGCAAGTTCAGAAGTGGTGATACGCCGATCAAAAGAGGTCTTATTGCGGGACATCACCTTCTCTGAGTTTTCCGCAGCCAACTGATGGCTGTCTTGCAGATGCGTTTTCAGTCTTTGGACATACTGTAGGTGAGAGGTGGAGGTGTCCTCTTCCAGTGGTAACCCAAAAGCCACATCTATGGGAAGACGAGGTTGGCGACCAAACATTAGTTCGTATGGAGAAAATCCAGTGACATCATTTTTAGTGCAATTGTATGCGTGAACAAGGGGTTTTACAAAATCTTTCCATCGAGATTTATTCTGCTCACTTAATGTCCCTAGCATGTTAAGCAATGTGCGATTGAATCTTTCCACAGGGTTACCTCTAGGGTGATAAGGAGTTGTCCTTCCTTTATGGATGCCAGCAATATCACACAGTTCTTTGATGGTACGGGACTCAAAATCCGGTCCTTGGTCACTGTGTAACCTCTCTGGAATGCCATAGTGGACAAAAAATTTTTCCCACAAGCATTTAGCAACAGTTCGAGCTTTCTGATTTGGTGTTGGAACAGCAACAGCATATTTTGTGAAGTGATCTGTAATCACGAGAATATCTTTCACTCTGCGGTCTGGCTCCAGAGACAGGAAGTCCATGCACACTAACTCTAGGGGTCTTGATGTCTTGATGTTAACGAGAGGTGCAGCATGTTCTGGTAAGGTTTTCCTTTTTACACATCGTTCACAGGTCTTGATTTTGTTGTAAACGTCAGTGGACATTCGTGGCCAAAAGAACCGGGAACAAATTAAATCTAAGGTCCTCTCAATCCCAAGATGGCCCATACGATCATGAAGCTGAACCATCACCATATGCCGACACTCCTCTGGTAACACTAACTGATAGGCTACTCTGTTTCCCACTTGCCGTCTCCTGAGAAGAAGGTTGTTACGGAGCTCCAATTTATTTACTTCTCTCAACAGGAGTGGCAAATCTGGAAGTACATCCCTCAGTGATGGCGGTGGAGATTCCCCACTCTCAAGCTGAGCAATCACATGTTGGATGGTGGAATCAGCTCGCTGTTTGGCAGTAAGATCAGTAGTAGAGAACCGGGGCAGAACAGCAGTGGCAAATTGGGCATCGTCTGTGTAACTGTCAGGTAGGCTTTCCACATGGGCAGACAAAGAGAGAACAAGGGCATGGTCATTGCTTGAGCTGAGCACCAGGTGGCGGTCACAGATGGCTTCGACAATGTGCTGGTCAATGGTGGTGCAACCTGGTTCCTCGAGATGATGTTGAACAAACTTTAATACTCTCTCCCTTTCTTTGCAGGATTTAAGGTCATCCGGTATCTCAGGATGTGGTCGTCGGGACAGCCCATCAGCATCTGCATTCTGTTTTCCTGCTCTGTAAACAATCTTGAAGGTAAATGTGGACAGAACAGAGAGCCATCTATAACTTGTAGCATCAAGCTTAGCTGATGTCAAAAGGTAGGTCAGCGGATTGCTGTCTGTGACCACAGTAAAGTGTGTGCCATACAGGTAGTCATTAAACTTCTCAGTAACTGCCCATTTAAGTGCCAGAAATTCTAATTTATGTGCTGGGTAGTTTGATTCACTTCTGGACAGACCTCTACTTGCATAAGCTACAACTCGATTTTTGCCATCATTTTCTTGATATAGCACTGCTCCAAGGCCTGAAGAACTGGCATCAGTATGGAGAGTGTATGCTGCTGTACAGCCAGGGGGACATCAGAAACATCCGACTTGCTGTTCCATAAACTCCAACATGACCTCTTGGTTTAGGCATATACGTTCATACATTTCCTAATTTCATCCTTCCAGACTTCTTCTTGTAGAAAACAGTTCAATAAACCAAACAAGCGGCACCAGgcctgtttctttttcatttcccaTCAGAAAAGTAGTTTCCCTGCTGGTGCAGGATGACGGAGTCTGCTGCTCTACCTGAGGAAGAAAAGTGAAGCAATTCCCTCCCTGTGTTGGACGAACGTTTTTACTGCGTTCAGGgagacattttaattgaaatatgtGAAGTGACTCAGTCCAATCATCTCCAACCTTTGCCTTCAAACACGACGCTACAAGAGAAATGACATTCTCAGACCTGGCGTACAGACGCAAGGTCAGCTGAGCAAACAGTCGCTAAACGGAGCTACCGGCCGGCCGCCAGCCAAACTGGGAGCTCTGGTTGGCCGTGCTGACATTTCCTCCTGACAGGAAGCCGAGCAGGACTCTTGATGTCTCGCCGGTGTCCTCTTTATGTCCATTGTGGACGCCTCACTCAGGAAGGCAGGTGTCGGCAGGACTTGGACAGCTTCTCAAATATTTGCGCTCTCCCAGTGAAAGCAGATGTTTTCAGAGTGCAGCCGCCATCAGTCACGCTGCGCGGCGCTGGGCAGTTCGGCCCAGTCTGTCATTTGTTATCAGGTGGGAACAGATTGgctgaaatatttatgttggAATGTCTTCACTCAAACTCCGAGGTTTTGTTTCCTGCTTGCTGCAGCCTTTATGGGTGAACTGAGCTGATCTGTGATTGATTCCAGTTCAGGTTCTGGaacaatacataaaaatctctatgtaaaaacaaaaataaaacatattgcacatttttgttcagTCATTTTAGTGTTCAGACGATTATGAGAATAATAacatttcaaatttcctgtttgGGTCccatgatattttatttattgttatttttggttgCCATAAATAGCAGAAATGTGtgtagttttgtttgtgttctaTTTTAAATACATGCTCTGCCATTATGATTTGATTTCTACttctaaaaatgtgttgaatgtaTAAAGAGCAGCAGAAACGAGTCGTTCACTTTGTGTTTAAAGGGAAGTTCAGTTTTTACTTCTTTACAGGATTTGTCCTCACAGAACCCAGTTGAGCCATATTGAGAAAATTTTAGCAGAATTATAAAAGAATCATCTCCAGATTTGTTAGCAATAGCTTCCTACTTCATCAAGCTGCTCTGCATGAAAACTACAGCAGCAAGACGCGTGTAAGACATGAAATAAGCAATTACTGATGTGATAGGAGAGCAGGCTCCGATACCTGGGTGGTGGGCGTGTCCATGTGGGCGTGGTCACGTGGGCGTGGCCGTCACCAAGGTGTGAATGGGACGGCTAACGGTGCTCTGActttgtgtgtatgaggaaGCGGGTTCGCCTGGTGGTCATGATTTCTGTGCTGTAATAGTTTATTGTTGACACCATTTCATTGTTTGGCCTGGTCAGTTTGTGTCAGTTTGTGCAAAGTCTGAAATATGACAATCAAAGTGGAATAAATCGATGATTATGGCGGAACGAAGAAGCGGCCTGGAGCGTATCGAAGCACGCGTCGGACAGTTGAGATTCCCAGTTAACCCAGTGTGGCCGTCTGCCACCATCACATTGAACACGTGAAACTGTCGGGtcagatttatgtttaaaaataaataatagttaTGTAGATTTAGCTGATGATTGTAACTGAGCTAACTGTGAGTAACTGCAGACACTCAGAGTTCATACATCATTGGCTGCTAGGGTAAGCTAGGCTAGGCTTAGCTAGGCTAGGCTTAGCTAGGCTAAGTTAGGCTAGGCTTAGCTAGACTTAACTTGGCTAGGCTAAGCTAAGTCACGATAATAACTCGCAGTGTTATTTTCTGCACTTTAAAACCACTAAATTGAATCTTATTGACATTGTTACTGTAAGTCATATTAAAGTGTCAGACTGGATCAGAGCGGCGGcaattttaaagcactttgattaTTATTGGTGTCAAAGATTTTCTGATTGTGACTTCCTGACCAGAAACTCTTAATGAGCTGAAAAACACTCCTCAGGTCAAACAGTTAAAACTTTCAGATGTTTGTGTCTCATTCAGTGAATCTACTTTTCCTTTTTGATTAGCTTTTGACATCTGACAGCATCACATGGCTTTTATCACAACAGTAGAAATGTGTGATATGACCCTtcatcgtgtgtgtgtgtgtgtgtgtgtgtaatagtTTGGACCAGattgcatgtgtgtgtacacaTGCATGTGCGTTTGATGAATTTTCAATTTCACTTCCTGTGTATATGTTCCTGCCACCGGAGCAGCAGATGAGATTGAGCCTGAACGGCTGGTTCTGAAATTGGACCGGTCCTGCTGGACTCACAGCTccatttaaatgcattaaagctGAAGGAAAGTGGCTCGTATTTCAGCGGTTTTGACGTGAGACACAGCCAGCAGCTCTGTGAGCGATTGGCGTTTGACACACTTGGATTCAGGAACATCCATTAGCGGCGGCTACACGCGTGACGCAGCGCGTGACGAGGTCAAGCCCCAGATTTACAGTCAGCAAAACGAACACGGCTTTGGCTAATGTCTCGTTTCATTGTTAACGAGCAACCATCACTCTCTTCTTCTATTTGAATAAAACTGTAGGATGGCGGTGGCAGCCGATGTTTATCCCTTGTCAGAAGCTGCAGACTTTGCATTTGAAATCACTATCAGCTGTCACAGGTGCTGTCAGCAGCAGAGGCCTGGAAGTTGACATGGCTGACAGGCGGCTCCACCGACTGTCCTGGTGCTAATGGCGATAAAAAGAGGCGTCCGTGAATAATTCATGTCGCTGGATGGTCGGGAGGGGCGCCATAAGCTGGCGTGGTGCTTACTGTCATATTCAGAATATTACTCACCTTTGCTTAATTGTATGTTTTCACAAGCTTCACCTCAGGTTTTACATCTTGTTCTAGAAAAGTTCCTGAAGAGGAAATAAGTGAAATACTAAACGCTCAGTTCTGATTCTTTCCACACAAAACATCTCTAATAACACAGCGCCGCTGCTAACCATCACTCAGTAGTTACTCAGTAACAACTAGTTACAACAACTAGTTACTCAGTAACTAGTTGTTGTAACTAGTAGTTACTCAGTAACTACTAGTTACAACAACTAGTTACTCAGTAACTAGTTGCCGCTACTCAGTAACTAGTTGTTGTTACTCAGGAACTAGTTACCGCTACTCAGTAACTAGTTGTTGTTACTCAGTAACTAGTTGTCGTTACTCAGTAACTAGTTGCCGCTACTCAGTAACTAGTTGTCATTACTCAGTAACTAGTCACCGCTACTCAGTAACTAGTTGTTGTTACTCAGTAACTAGTCACCGCTACTCAGTAACTAGTTGTTGTTACTCAGTAACTAGTTGCCGCTACTCAGTAACTAGTTGTCGTTACTCAGTAACTAGTCACCGCTACTCAGTAACTAGTTGTCGTTACTCAGTTACTAGTTACCGCTACTCAGTAACTATTTGTCATTACTCAGTAACTAGTTGTCGTTACTCAGTAACTATTTGTCATTACTCAGTAACTAGTTGTCATTACTCAGTAACTAGGTGTCGTTACTCAGTAACTAGTTGTCGTTAATCAGTAACTAGGTGTCATTACTCAGTAACTAGTTGTCGTTACTCAGTAACTAGTTGTCGTTACTCAGTAACTAGTTGCCGTTACTCAGTAACTAGTTACCACTACTCAGTAACTAGTTGTTGTTACTCAGTAACTAGTTACCGTTACTCAGTAACTAGTTGTCGTTACTCAGCAACTATTTGTCGTTGCTCAGTAACTAGTTACCGTTACTCAGTAACTAGTTGTCGTTACTCAGCAACTATTTGTCGTTACTCAGTAACTAGTTGTCGTTACTCAGTAACTAGTTGTCGTTACTCAGCAACTATTTGTCGTTGCTCAGTAACTAGTTACCGTTACTCAGTAACTAGTTGTCGTTGCTCAGTAACTAGTTGCCGTTACTCAGTAACTAGTTACCACTACTCAGTAACTAGTTGTTGTTACTCAGTAACTAGTTACCGTTACTCAGTAACTAGTTACCGTTACTCAGTAACTAGTTGTCGTTGCTCAGTAACTAGTTACCGTTACTCAGTAACTAGTTGTCGTTACTCAGCAACTATTTGTCGTTACTCAGTAACTAGTTGCCGTTACTCAGTAACTAGTTGTCGTTACTCAGTAACTATTTGTCGTTACTCAGTAACTAGTTACCGTTACAAGGTAACTAGTTGCCGTTACTGACTTGCATCTACTTGTGTAacgtttgaaaaataaatcttttacctgagtaaaatgactttaaagcaacatttcttACTCAAACTGAGATTTAAATAGGAAATGCCGTTTATTTCATTATTGTACTCAAACTTTGATGTTTCTCTGTGCGATTAcatcatttttacaaattaaatttcatAACATAAATACTTCTGAAGCCTTTTATCCAATACGTTTTGCTTTAGATGAATAATAAAAGGTTAAAGTAGTGCTAGTCTTACTAGAGTTCAGATCAGTTCTGATGGATTTTTCCTGTCGCTACATTAAAAATCAGGAGCTAATATTAGCTGGTTAGTTGGGCTATCTGCTCAGGTAGCCACTCAGAGACGACCTGAAGGAGCAGcaggacagacggacggaccgAAGGGATCATCTGGACGTTTCCTCCAGGCGGATTCTGTCTCTGTTTTAAACGCGTTTCACTGGCTGGTCATGTGACCTTGTTTGTGGCTTCGCTCGCTGCAGCATCAGGGAGTCTTAGGCTTCGTTTTGTTTCCTCATCTTTGTTTGATCATAAGaggtttcagatgttttaatcCCCATATTGTTCCTTCGCCctcttttttctgttcatgGAGGAAAACATGATCTGCAATATAAgagaatcaaattaaaatgtaaaacaaagatgaaaagcTTGAGGATAAATCTGGGTGAATGGAGGAGCGAATGCCCGGAGCCTCTAACCGCTGAATAGATGTTTCAAATCCGCCCGTCTCCGTAGGAGAACGTGACAGAGAACGAGCTGATCTACCATTTGGCAATGCAAACATAATCCATCTTCTCGTGTTCTTACTTTTTCGgccttcttcctctgctctggGTGGAGAAAAgctcaacacaaacacattttcagatttttatgtttggcCTCGCAGCTTCGGACGATTCGGCCTCCAAGGAAAGGAGACGTTATTAATCCTCTGGATGCTGTGATCCTCTCCAGCGCCGGCGGTTACAGATGTTCATGAACGCATCAAGTAGTCTACATGCTGCCTGCTCCCAACGGGCCGAGCCGGGTCCGATTTAAAAGCTGTGATCAGCTACACCTTCGCTCACAGCCACTGAGTTACATTCACTTTGCTGCTGCGCCTCCGAGACGCTAACAGACACCCGGCATGTTCCAGGCAAAACGAAACGTCTCACTTCTGATTTTAGAATATTAATAATGGTGGGAGTTAATAGTAATTAATCACAAATAGCTGTCAACAAAATTAGCAACAATTTCTACTCAAAACACTTTTTGCTGTTagattattgattaaattaCCACATGAGCtgaacaacaaagatatttagcACTTTTAATCTGTTCCTCAGGTTCTTCGTCAGATTGgagcaaagtttgtttttccagagtTTCTCTGGAACGTGGACGCTGACATTAGTAtgagctgctacatgtttagcatgcTATGTTAGCCTAGCATAGCTTcgctgataggctaactccttttagcacaacttgaacagaacaatagtcttttccattGTCGCATTATTTCGTTCAGAAGCAGAAAGTGGCTGCTGTTAGCGGCTGCTGCTAGCGTCTGCTGTTAGCGTCTGCTGTTAGCGGCTGCTGCTAGCGGCTGCTGCTAGCGTCTGCTGTTAGCGGCTGCTGCTAGCGGCTGCTGCTAGCGTCTGCTGTTAGCGGCTGCTGCTAGCGTCTGCTGTTAGCGTCTGCTGCTAGCGTCTGCTGTTAGCGGCTGCTGTTAGCGTCTGCTGCTAGCGTCTGCTGTTAGCGTCTGCTGCTAGCGGCTGCTGTTAGCGGCAGCTGCTTATATGTCAGATTTATGgggcgtaccagaaacatgtCAATACAAAAGTTCCAGCTCCAGCCTTTTGTATGTAGAAGgagtaaaaatgtgattaactgcttaaaagttttaacatgttaaaatctaTGTAGTTAATGATTCTAAATTAGCAAGTTAAAATCCTGGTTTAGtaataagataagatttattgtcattgtcatcaacagattacagattgagatttgctcgactcgacttaagatgcaggttatgtgtatatacataatatacaaagataaagaaataaatagtacaaaatgagaaataaagagacatcagaagatggttgcagcgcctggaggtgtcgcaacagaatttacatttttaacacagtggtgtcaagagcagaagttcttatgcctttgaatttagtgccatgattgccatcgggtaaaaactgttttttaggcgatttgtcctggtttttattgctctgtatctcttgcctgatggcagcagctggaagagaccatggccagggtgtgaagagtcatttaaaatgtccaaaactttcttgtggagcctggaagtgtaaatctgttccatagtggggagggggcagcctatggttctctctgctgccctaacaaccctctggagcgccttcttgtccgctgatgtgctgctgccgtaccagacacacggaccgtacgtgagcacactttctatggagcagtgatagaaggcctgcagcaggtctgaggggagacggttcttcttgagtattctcagaaagtacagtctctgctgtgccttcttcaacagctccttggtgttggtgctccaggttagcttgtcctccaactccatgcccagaaccctgaacactgggaccctctccacacagttttatgcagaaatgttgATACTTGTTCAAGTTTTTCCCATCTTGTCGACTCCAGCCAAACAGTTCTCATCGAGGATTCATGGACCAAGAAATGTGGTTGGTATCTGTGAGGGAGGAAATGACATGTTTGCCAGTTCCTCTTTAAAGCAGTCAGCCAGTCACACAGAGATTATCTGTAAATAGACATTTTCAGGTTTCACCACAGATTCTCAAGTCTTCAAAGGTCCAGCAATGGGAAAACATTGAAAGCTAACACAGGATGAAAAGACGAGTTCATGTCAGAACAAATTTGTCTTGAGATGTCTGAGCTGGTTTAACCAGAGTTCAGGTTTCCAACATTTCCTTTTATATATCTGAGGAACAAGAAGCTGCTGCATTTCTGCTTATTATATGGGCAGATTTTGGCTGAAGGTGTAAAATGAAAGACCAGCGGTGAGCGCTAACAGGTTGCATTTTGTTGTGTGAAACAAAAGGTTTGCCCACTTAGACAAAGTGGTtattaaaatcccaataacTGGCTGTGGCCTGATCAGTCGCCTGATAAGATCCCGTCAAGGACAGAACTGACTAACATGGAGCGGCTGCACACTTGGCGTCCCTCCCACTCAGCCGATCGGCGCCTGAATCGCTGCCCGTGGAGGCAGATGGTGCAGCTGCCACCTCATGGCAGAGAGTCTCTGTTTGTGTGAGTGAGGCGGCGGGGCGGCAGAACAAAATTCAGATTGCTTTCTCCTGATCATGGAGTTGCCTGCAGCATCACCTCTTCAGGTTTTATTCAGCCAAGCAGAATGAAATCTGACGGTTTCTGCCATTTTCTGCAGGTGCAGCTGGTGCTGATATCTGCAGCCATTGTGTGATTTCTCCTTTCAGCGCTGCGGATCGATACAGGAGGTGTAGTACTCCAGCTCTAAAAGCATTCtgtgctgattttgttttttatgaaccACAAGGTTGTATTTTTGTTCAGCAGAGTCACCTGATCAGAATTATCCTCTTCATCTCAGACGGCGTGGAAGAACGAGCCGTCTGACCCATCGTTCAGTCTGCTGGTTAACTGCAGGCCGGCCCAGTTGAGATGAGCCATCATTACTATAACGCTCAAAAACAGTTAAAGTGACGCTaaccatttatttattgctgtttttatctTAATGAGACACTTTGTGAATATTCCaagttttaaagtatttat contains:
- the LOC114154226 gene encoding uncharacterized protein LOC114154226 → MSTDVYNKIKTCERCVKRKTLPEHAAPLVNIKTSRPLELVCMDFLSLEPDRRVKDILVITDHFTKYAVAVPTPNQKARTVAKCLWEKFFVHYGIPERLHSDQGPDFESRTIKELCDIAGIHKGRTTPYHPRGNPVERFNRTLLNMLGTLSEQNKSRWKDFVKPLVHAYNCTKNDVTGFSPYELMFGRQPRLPIDVAFGLPLEEDTSTSHLQYVQRLKTHLQDSHQLAAENSEKVMSRNKTSFDRRITTSELAVGDRVLVRNVRLRGKHKLADKWEPDIYVVVKRAGNLPVYTVKPENQDKPLRTLHRDLLLPCNYLAERSPVKNLPVKRKKHLPVNLPDPDNEDASEDEIISPLYDPSSFELVKFITVVNSPVPPVQQFVPPADLPEVPDQPPSSAAEEEEDLEQELPVVTEEPREFQPVDREAVNISSETNDSAGDAAGDPAAEGGPEPVTPEPSTNNMEPEVDLIVQTEPSSPETESSSPETEPSSLEGEPSLRRSTRARRPPERLQYSQLGHPLLKSIQLLFHGLTTAFTHALEGTEDDEHMTVPGIIQPAIQTQPGPCTGTCMGSGGEHVTHVTATPQPPSL